One part of the Homo sapiens chromosome 19, GRCh38.p14 Primary Assembly genome encodes these proteins:
- the ACP4 gene encoding testicular acid phosphatase precursor produces the protein MAGLGFWGHPAGPLLLLLLLVLPPRALPEGPLVFVALVFRHGDRAPLASYPMDPHKEVASTLWPRGLGQLTTEGVRQQLELGRFLRSRYEAFLSPEYRREEVYIRSTDFDRTLESAQANLAGLFPEAAPGSPEARWRPIPVHTVPVAEDKLLRFPMRSCPRYHELLREATEAAEYQEALEGWTGFLSRLENFTGLSLVGEPLRRAWKVLDTLMCQQAHGLPLPAWASPDVLRTLAQISALDIGAHVGPPRAAEKAQLTGGILLNAILANFSRVQRLGLPLKMVMYSAHDSTLLALQGALGLYDGHTPPYAACLGFEFRKHLGNPAKDGGNVTVSLFYRNDSAHLPLPLSLPGCPAPCPLGRFYQLTAPARPPAHGVSCHGPYEAAIPPAPVVPLLAGAVAVLVALSLGLGLLAWRPGCLRALGGPV, from the exons ATGGCCGGCCTGGGGTTTTGGGGCCACCCTGCTGGAcctctcctgctgctgctgctgctggtgctgcCACCCCGGGCCCTGCCAGAAGGACCCCTGGTGTTCGTGGCTCTG GTATTCCGCCATGGCGACCGGGCCCCGCTGGCCTCCTACCCCATGGACCCACACAAGGAGGTGGCCTCCACCCTGTGGCCACGAGGCCTGGGCCAGCTGACCACG GAGGGGGTCCGCCAGCAGCTGGAGCTGGGCCGCTTCCTGAGGAGCCGCTACGAGGCCTTCCTGAGTCCGGAGTACCGGCGGGAGGAG GTGTACATCCGCAGCACGGACTTTGACCGCACGCTGGAGAGTGCCCAGGCCAACCTTGCCGGGCTGTTTCCCGAGGCTGCTCCAGGGAGCCCCGAGGCCCGCTGGAGGCCGATCCCGGTGCACACGGTGCCCGTGGCTGAGGATAAG CTGCTGAGGTTCCCCATGCGCAGCTGTCCCCGATACCACGAGCTGCTGCGGGAGGCCACCGAGGCCGCCGAGTACCAGGAGGCCCTGGAGGGCTGGACG GGCTTCCTGAGTCGCCTGGAGAACTTCACGGGACTGTCGCTGGTTGGAGAGCCACTGCGCAGGGCATGGAAGGTTCTGGACACCCTCATGTGCCAG CAAGCCCACGGTCTTCCACtaccagcctgggcctccccagATGTCCTGCGGACTCTTGCCCAGATCTCGGCTTTGGATATTGGAGCCCACGTGGGCCCACCCCGGGCAGCAGAGAAGGCCCAGCTGACAGGGG GGATCCTGCTGAATGCTATCCTTGCAAACTTCTCCCGGGTCCAGCGCCTGGGGCTGCCCCTCAAGATGGTCATGTACTCAGCT CATGACAGCACCCTGCTGGCCCTCCAGGGGGCCCTGGGCCTCTATGATGGACACACCCCGCCATATGCTGCCTGCCTCGGCTTTGAGTTCCGGAAGCACCTGGGGAATCCCGCCAAAGATGGAGG GAATGTCACCGTCTCCCTCTTCTACCGCAATGACTCCgcccacctgcccctgcctctcagcctccccgGGTGCCCGGCCCCCTGTCCACTAGGCCGCTTCTACCAGCTGACTGCCCCGGCCCGGCCTCCCGCCCATGGGGTCTCCTGCCATGGCCCCTATGAGGCTGCCATCCCCCCAG CTCCAGTGGTGCCCCTGCTGGCCGGAGCTGTAGCTGTGCTGGTGGCACTCAGCTTGGGGCTGGGCCTGCTGGCCTGGAGACCAGGGTGCCTGCGGGCCTTGGGGGGCCCCGTGTGA